A region from the Hippopotamus amphibius kiboko isolate mHipAmp2 chromosome 15, mHipAmp2.hap2, whole genome shotgun sequence genome encodes:
- the GUK1 gene encoding guanylate kinase isoform X5: MSGPRPVVLSGPSGAGKSTLLKRLLQEHGSIFGFSVSHTTRNPRPGEENGKDYYFVTREVMQRDIAAGDFIEHAEFSGNLYGTSKAAVRAVQAMNRICVLDVDLQGVRNIKKTDLQPIYIFVQPPSLDVLEQRLRQRNTETEESLAKRLAAARADMESSKEPGLFDLIIVNDSLDKAYWALKEALSEEIKKAQATGHS, translated from the exons ATGTCAGGACCAAGGCCTGTTGTCCTGAGTGGACCCTCAGGGGCTGGGAAGAGCACCCTACTGAAGAGACTCCTGCAGGAACACGGCAGCATCTTTGGCTTCAGCGTGTCCC ACACCACGAGGAACCCGAGGCCAGGAGAGGAGAACGGCAAAG ATTACTACTTTGTGACCAGGGAGGTGATGCAACGGGACATTGCCGCCGGAGACTTCATCGAGCACGCTGAGTTCTCGGGGAACCTGTATGGGACCAG CAAAGCAGCTGTGCGGGCCGTGCAGGCCATGAACCGCATCTGCGTGCTGGACGTGGACCTGCAGGGCGTGCGCAACATCAAGAAGACCGACCTGCAGCCCATCTACATCTTTGTGCAGCCACCCTCACTGGATGTCCTG GAGCAGCGGCTGCGGCAGCGGAATACGGAGACAGAGGAGAGCCTGGCCAAGCGCCTGGCGGCCGCCCGGGCTGACATGGAGAGCA gcAAAGAGCCGGGCCTGTTTGACCTCATCATCGTCAACGACAGTCTGGACAAGGCCTACTGGGCCCTGAAGGAGGCGCTCTCCGag GAAATAAAGAAGGCTCAAGCCACTGGCCACTCCTGA
- the GJC2 gene encoding gap junction gamma-2 protein, with amino-acid sequence MTNMSWSFLTRLLEEIHNHSTFVGKVWLTVLVVFRIVLTAVGGESIYSDEQTKFTCNTRQPGCDNVCYDAFAPLSHVRFWVFQIVVISTPSVMYLGYAVHRLARASQDERRRASRRRPGRRAPRTPLPLPPPPHPGWPEPAELGEEEPMLGLGEEDEEPGAAEGPGEDDEAEDAGAAKGAGGDAKAAGVPGPAGQHDGRRRIQREGLMRVYVAQLVARAAFEVAFLVGQYLLYGFEVRPFFACSRQPCPHVVDCFVSRPTEKTVFLLVMYVVSCLCLLLNLCEMAHLGLGNAQDAVRSRPPPPAPGPVPRPPPCALPVAPSGLACPPDYSLVVRAAERPRTHDQDLASLALQALQDRRALGDLDSPPGPDLPATARGPPRPGAPASGSGSATSGGTAGGQGRPAAKPRMGSEKGSASSSREGKTTVWI; translated from the coding sequence ATGACAAACATGAGCTGGAGCTTCCTGACGCGGCTGCTGGAAGAGATCCACAACCACTCCACGTTCGTGGGCAAGGTGTGGCTCACGGTGTTGGTGGTCTTCCGTATCGTGCTCACGGCCGTGGGCGGCGAATCCATCTACTCGGACGAGCAGACCAAGTTCACGTGCAACACGCGGCAGCCGGGCTGCGACAACGTCTGTTACGACGCCTTCGCCCCCCTGTCCCACGTGCGCTTCTGGGTCTTCCAGATTGTGGTCATCTCCACGCCCTCCGTCATGTACCTGGGCTACGCCGTGCACCGCCTGGCCCGCGCCTCGCAGGACGAGCGCCGCCGCGCCTCTCGCCGCCGCCCTGGCCGCCGCGCGCCCCGCACACCCCTGCCGTTGCCCCCGCCGCCCCACCCGGGCTGGCCCGAGCCCGCCGAGCTGGGCGAGGAGGAGCCCATGCTTGGCCTGGGTGAAGAGGACGAGGAGCCGGGGGCGGCTGAGGGCCCGGGCGAGGATGATGAGGCTGAGGACGCCGGCGCGGCCAAGGGCGCAGGAGGGGATGCCAAGGCGGCTGGGGTCCCGGGCCCGGCCGGGCAGCATGACGGGCGGCGGCGCATCCAGCGCGAGGGCCTGATGCGCGTGTACGTTGCCCAGCTGGTGGCGCGGGCCGCCTTCGAGGTGGCCTTCCTGGTGGGCCAGTACCTGCTGTATGGTTTCGAGGTGCGGCCCTTCTTCGCGTGCAGCCGCCAGCCCTGCCCGCACGTGGTCGACTGCTTCGTGTCCCGGCCCACCGAGAAGACCGTCTTCCTGCTGGTCATGTACGTGGTCAGCTGCCTCTGCCTGCTGCTCAACCTCTGCGAGATGGCGCACCTGGGCCTGGGCAACGCGCAAGACGCTGTGCGtagccgccccccgccccccgcccccggcccggtgCCTCGCCCGCCGCCCTGCGCGCTCCCAGTTGCGCCTTCGGGCCTGGCCTGCCCCCCTGACTACAGCCTGGTGGTGCGCGCGGCTGAGCGCCCACGCACCCACGACCAGGACCTGGCCAGCCTGGCCCTGCAGGCGCTGCAGGATCGGCGGGCGCTTGGGGACCTCGACAGCCCACCCGGCCCTGACCTCCCAGCGACAGCCCGGGGGCCCCCGAGGCCCGGCGCCCCTGCCTCCGGGTCCGGTAGTGCCACCTCGGGTGGTACTGCTGGGGGCCAGGGCCGGCCGGCGGCCAAACCCAGGATGGGCTCGGAGAAGGGCAGTGCCAGCAGCAGCAGGGAGGGTAAGACCACAGTGTGGATCTGA
- the MRPL55 gene encoding 39S ribosomal protein L55, mitochondrial, with amino-acid sequence MAAKGTLLGLLWQRVVTGAAPESRRHLCMSSWRADCNRASLTRVHRQTYARLYPVLLVKQDGSTIRIRYREPRWMLTMPMDLDSLSPEERRARFRKREARLKEKVEEPELDDDFDVEQYKQFWTKK; translated from the exons ATGGCAGCCAAGGGCACTCTGCTTGG CCTGCTCTGGCAGCGTGTGGTGACAGGGGCTGCCCCTGAGAGCCGCCGCCACCTGTGTATGTCCTCCTGGCGGGCTGATTGCAACAGAGCCTCACTCACTCGAGTGCATCGGCAGACCTACGCTCGCCTCTACCCTGTGCTCCTGGTCAAGCAGGATGGTTCCACCATCCGCATCCGCTACCGGGAGCCTCGATGGATGCTCACA ATGCCCATGGACCTGGATTCTCTATCCCCAGAGGAGAGGCGTGCACGGTTCCGGAAACGAGAGGCCCGGCTCAAAGAGAAGGTGGAGGAGCCAGAGCTTGATGATGACTTTGATGTGGAGCAGTACAAGCAGTTTTGGACCAAAAAGTGA
- the IBA57 gene encoding putative transferase CAF17, mitochondrial isoform X1, with amino-acid sequence MAAAALLRGAAPGRGGQAWSWRLRPAPRRRLGHSSCCQSGETAGRAAWACFLLGERALLRVRGPDSAPFLLGLLTNELPLPGPAVGEASTSARAGYAHFLNVQGRTLYDVILYGLPEHSSEQPTFLLECDSSVLDVLQRHLVLHKIRRRVTVEPCPELRVWAVLPCAPEEAGRAVPLEAKAECTTILTRDPRTACMGWRLLSQDEGSALVPGGRPGDLQDYHRHRYQQGVPEGVHDLPPGVALPLESNLAFMNGISFTKGCYIGQELTARTHHMGVIRKRLFPVRLSGRLPVGSIAPGTSVLTEAGQAAGKYRAGLGDVGLALLRSEKIKGPLHIRTSESGLVALTASVPDWWPTATK; translated from the exons ATGGCGGCCGCGGCGCTGCTCCGGGGTGCGGCTCCAGGGCGCGGCGGCCAGGCCTGGAGCTGGAGGCTGCGCCCGGCCCCGAGGCGCCGCCTGGGCCACAGCTCCTGCTGTCAGAGTGGTGAGACCGCTGGCCGCGCGGCCTGGGCCTGCTTCCTACTGGGCGAGCGCGCCCTCTTGCGCGTGCGCGGGCCGGACTCAGCGCCCTTTCTCCTGGGTCTGCTGACCAATGAGCTGCCGCTTCCGGGTCCTGCGGTTGGCGAGGCCTCTACCTCTGCGCGCGCGGGCTACGCCCACTTTCTCAATGTCCAGGGACGCACCCTCTATGACGTCATTCTGTACGG GCTCCCTGAGCACTCCAGTGAGCAGCCCACTTTCCTCCTGGAGTGCGACAGCTCAGTGCTGGATGTGCTGCAGAGGCACCTGGTACTGCACAAGATCCGGCGGAGGGTCACGGTGGAGCCGTGCCCCGAGCTACGCGTGTGGGCCGTGCTGCCCTGTGCCCCTGAGGAGGCTGGCAGGGCTGTGCCACTTGAGGCGAAGGCTGAGTGTACCACCATCCTCACCCGTGATCCCCGGACTGCCTGCATGGGCTGGCGGCTCCTCTCCCAGGATGAGGGCTCAGCCCTGGTGCCCGGGGGCCGTCCTGGGGACCTCCAGGATTATCACCGGCACCGGTACCAGCAAG GTGTTCCCGAGGGCGTCCACGACCTGCCCCCAGGAGTAGCCCTGCCCCTGGAGTCTAACCTGGCCTTCATGAACGGCATCAGCTTCACCAAGGGCTGCTACATCGGTCAGGAGCTGACGGCTCGCACCCACCACATGGGTGTCATCCGAAAGCGCCTCTTCCCAGTACGGCTCTCAGGCCGCCTCCCCGTGGGCAGCATTGCCCCCGGCACCTCTGTGCTCACTGAGGCAGGGCAGGCAGCCGGCAAGTACAGGGCCGGCCTGGGGGACGTGGGTCTGGCTCTGCTGCGGTCCGAGAAAATCAAGGGTCCTCTGCATATCAGAACCTCTGAGAGTGGCCTTGTGGCGCTAACTGCGTCTGTGCCAGACTGGTGGCCCACAGCCACCAAGTAG
- the GUK1 gene encoding guanylate kinase isoform X3 → MLRRPLAGLAAAALSRASLDGMSGPRPVVLSGPSGAGKSTLLKRLLQEHGSIFGFSVSHTTRNPRPGEENGKDYYFVTREVMQRDIAAGDFIEHAEFSGNLYGTSKAAVRAVQAMNRICVLDVDLQGVRNIKKTDLQPIYIFVQPPSLDVLEQRLRQRNTETEESLAKRLAAARADMESSKEPGLFDLIIVNDSLDKAYWALKEALSEEIKKAQATGHS, encoded by the exons ATGCTGCGGCGCCCGCTGGCCGGGCTGGCGGCGGCCGCCCTGAGCCGGGCCTCCTTGGACG GGATGTCAGGACCAAGGCCTGTTGTCCTGAGTGGACCCTCAGGGGCTGGGAAGAGCACCCTACTGAAGAGACTCCTGCAGGAACACGGCAGCATCTTTGGCTTCAGCGTGTCCC ACACCACGAGGAACCCGAGGCCAGGAGAGGAGAACGGCAAAG ATTACTACTTTGTGACCAGGGAGGTGATGCAACGGGACATTGCCGCCGGAGACTTCATCGAGCACGCTGAGTTCTCGGGGAACCTGTATGGGACCAG CAAAGCAGCTGTGCGGGCCGTGCAGGCCATGAACCGCATCTGCGTGCTGGACGTGGACCTGCAGGGCGTGCGCAACATCAAGAAGACCGACCTGCAGCCCATCTACATCTTTGTGCAGCCACCCTCACTGGATGTCCTG GAGCAGCGGCTGCGGCAGCGGAATACGGAGACAGAGGAGAGCCTGGCCAAGCGCCTGGCGGCCGCCCGGGCTGACATGGAGAGCA gcAAAGAGCCGGGCCTGTTTGACCTCATCATCGTCAACGACAGTCTGGACAAGGCCTACTGGGCCCTGAAGGAGGCGCTCTCCGag GAAATAAAGAAGGCTCAAGCCACTGGCCACTCCTGA
- the GUK1 gene encoding guanylate kinase isoform X4, whose protein sequence is MEAAPHPEGMSGPRPVVLSGPSGAGKSTLLKRLLQEHGSIFGFSVSHTTRNPRPGEENGKDYYFVTREVMQRDIAAGDFIEHAEFSGNLYGTSKAAVRAVQAMNRICVLDVDLQGVRNIKKTDLQPIYIFVQPPSLDVLEQRLRQRNTETEESLAKRLAAARADMESSKEPGLFDLIIVNDSLDKAYWALKEALSEEIKKAQATGHS, encoded by the exons ATGGAGGCTGCACCCCATCCAGAAG GGATGTCAGGACCAAGGCCTGTTGTCCTGAGTGGACCCTCAGGGGCTGGGAAGAGCACCCTACTGAAGAGACTCCTGCAGGAACACGGCAGCATCTTTGGCTTCAGCGTGTCCC ACACCACGAGGAACCCGAGGCCAGGAGAGGAGAACGGCAAAG ATTACTACTTTGTGACCAGGGAGGTGATGCAACGGGACATTGCCGCCGGAGACTTCATCGAGCACGCTGAGTTCTCGGGGAACCTGTATGGGACCAG CAAAGCAGCTGTGCGGGCCGTGCAGGCCATGAACCGCATCTGCGTGCTGGACGTGGACCTGCAGGGCGTGCGCAACATCAAGAAGACCGACCTGCAGCCCATCTACATCTTTGTGCAGCCACCCTCACTGGATGTCCTG GAGCAGCGGCTGCGGCAGCGGAATACGGAGACAGAGGAGAGCCTGGCCAAGCGCCTGGCGGCCGCCCGGGCTGACATGGAGAGCA gcAAAGAGCCGGGCCTGTTTGACCTCATCATCGTCAACGACAGTCTGGACAAGGCCTACTGGGCCCTGAAGGAGGCGCTCTCCGag GAAATAAAGAAGGCTCAAGCCACTGGCCACTCCTGA
- the GUK1 gene encoding guanylate kinase isoform X2: protein MGPKYQGSKEAVVPWGQPLTFQWKFPEQGSGSADLNRGHLWSMVPGEQELGAGRAPPGSQSPGMSGPRPVVLSGPSGAGKSTLLKRLLQEHGSIFGFSVSHTTRNPRPGEENGKDYYFVTREVMQRDIAAGDFIEHAEFSGNLYGTSKAAVRAVQAMNRICVLDVDLQGVRNIKKTDLQPIYIFVQPPSLDVLEQRLRQRNTETEESLAKRLAAARADMESRNKEGSSHWPLLRRPASCIFLGGA, encoded by the exons ATGGGACCCAAGTATCAGGGCAGTAAGGAAGCTGTGGTCCCTTGGGGTCAGCCCCTCACTTTTCAGTGGAAGTTTCCAGAACAGGGCTCGGGATCTGCTGACCTTAACCGAGGGCACCTCTGGAGTATGGTGCCAGGAGAACAGGAATTGGGAGCCGGACGTGCTCCTCCCGGGAGCCAAAGCCCAG GGATGTCAGGACCAAGGCCTGTTGTCCTGAGTGGACCCTCAGGGGCTGGGAAGAGCACCCTACTGAAGAGACTCCTGCAGGAACACGGCAGCATCTTTGGCTTCAGCGTGTCCC ACACCACGAGGAACCCGAGGCCAGGAGAGGAGAACGGCAAAG ATTACTACTTTGTGACCAGGGAGGTGATGCAACGGGACATTGCCGCCGGAGACTTCATCGAGCACGCTGAGTTCTCGGGGAACCTGTATGGGACCAG CAAAGCAGCTGTGCGGGCCGTGCAGGCCATGAACCGCATCTGCGTGCTGGACGTGGACCTGCAGGGCGTGCGCAACATCAAGAAGACCGACCTGCAGCCCATCTACATCTTTGTGCAGCCACCCTCACTGGATGTCCTG GAGCAGCGGCTGCGGCAGCGGAATACGGAGACAGAGGAGAGCCTGGCCAAGCGCCTGGCGGCCGCCCGGGCTGACATGGAGAGCA GAAATAAAGAAGGCTCAAGCCACTGGCCACTCCTGAGGAGGCCCGCCAGCTGTATCTTCTTAGGCGGGGCCTAG
- the GUK1 gene encoding guanylate kinase isoform X1: MGPKYQGSKEAVVPWGQPLTFQWKFPEQGSGSADLNRGHLWSMVPGEQELGAGRAPPGSQSPGMSGPRPVVLSGPSGAGKSTLLKRLLQEHGSIFGFSVSHTTRNPRPGEENGKDYYFVTREVMQRDIAAGDFIEHAEFSGNLYGTSKAAVRAVQAMNRICVLDVDLQGVRNIKKTDLQPIYIFVQPPSLDVLEQRLRQRNTETEESLAKRLAAARADMESSKEPGLFDLIIVNDSLDKAYWALKEALSEEIKKAQATGHS; the protein is encoded by the exons ATGGGACCCAAGTATCAGGGCAGTAAGGAAGCTGTGGTCCCTTGGGGTCAGCCCCTCACTTTTCAGTGGAAGTTTCCAGAACAGGGCTCGGGATCTGCTGACCTTAACCGAGGGCACCTCTGGAGTATGGTGCCAGGAGAACAGGAATTGGGAGCCGGACGTGCTCCTCCCGGGAGCCAAAGCCCAG GGATGTCAGGACCAAGGCCTGTTGTCCTGAGTGGACCCTCAGGGGCTGGGAAGAGCACCCTACTGAAGAGACTCCTGCAGGAACACGGCAGCATCTTTGGCTTCAGCGTGTCCC ACACCACGAGGAACCCGAGGCCAGGAGAGGAGAACGGCAAAG ATTACTACTTTGTGACCAGGGAGGTGATGCAACGGGACATTGCCGCCGGAGACTTCATCGAGCACGCTGAGTTCTCGGGGAACCTGTATGGGACCAG CAAAGCAGCTGTGCGGGCCGTGCAGGCCATGAACCGCATCTGCGTGCTGGACGTGGACCTGCAGGGCGTGCGCAACATCAAGAAGACCGACCTGCAGCCCATCTACATCTTTGTGCAGCCACCCTCACTGGATGTCCTG GAGCAGCGGCTGCGGCAGCGGAATACGGAGACAGAGGAGAGCCTGGCCAAGCGCCTGGCGGCCGCCCGGGCTGACATGGAGAGCA gcAAAGAGCCGGGCCTGTTTGACCTCATCATCGTCAACGACAGTCTGGACAAGGCCTACTGGGCCCTGAAGGAGGCGCTCTCCGag GAAATAAAGAAGGCTCAAGCCACTGGCCACTCCTGA
- the IBA57 gene encoding putative transferase CAF17, mitochondrial isoform X2, with protein sequence MGWRLLSQDEGSALVPGGRPGDLQDYHRHRYQQGVPEGVHDLPPGVALPLESNLAFMNGISFTKGCYIGQELTARTHHMGVIRKRLFPVRLSGRLPVGSIAPGTSVLTEAGQAAGKYRAGLGDVGLALLRSEKIKGPLHIRTSESGLVALTASVPDWWPTATK encoded by the exons ATGGGCTGGCGGCTCCTCTCCCAGGATGAGGGCTCAGCCCTGGTGCCCGGGGGCCGTCCTGGGGACCTCCAGGATTATCACCGGCACCGGTACCAGCAAG GTGTTCCCGAGGGCGTCCACGACCTGCCCCCAGGAGTAGCCCTGCCCCTGGAGTCTAACCTGGCCTTCATGAACGGCATCAGCTTCACCAAGGGCTGCTACATCGGTCAGGAGCTGACGGCTCGCACCCACCACATGGGTGTCATCCGAAAGCGCCTCTTCCCAGTACGGCTCTCAGGCCGCCTCCCCGTGGGCAGCATTGCCCCCGGCACCTCTGTGCTCACTGAGGCAGGGCAGGCAGCCGGCAAGTACAGGGCCGGCCTGGGGGACGTGGGTCTGGCTCTGCTGCGGTCCGAGAAAATCAAGGGTCCTCTGCATATCAGAACCTCTGAGAGTGGCCTTGTGGCGCTAACTGCGTCTGTGCCAGACTGGTGGCCCACAGCCACCAAGTAG